In the genome of Sporocytophaga myxococcoides DSM 11118, the window GTACTACAAGTATGCCCTCTGCTCCTGCTTCTCTCAGCTTTTCTATCACTCCCCAGAATTCATTTTCTCTCACCACAGAGTGCAAAGAACTCCAGCCTTCCTCTGCAAGCGGCATTACAGTCGGACTTTTAACCCCTGGAAGTAAACTAATAATTCTGTCAATGGAATGATTTGGAGCGTTTAAAAGAATGTATTTTGTATTTCTTGCATTCTTCACAGCATGAATTCTGAATAAAAGGTCATTCAGAATTTTAGTTTTTGCAGCTGATAGCTGAGGACAAGAAATAAGTATTGCTTCAGAACGGAATACTACCTCTACTTCTTTTAATCCATTACTTATAAGAGTACTTCCGGAACTTACGATATCGCAAACAGCATCAGAAAGACCAATGCTTGGAGCAATTTCTACAGAACCGCTTATTTCATGAATTGATGCACGTACTTTATTTTCAAAAAGGAAATCTGAAAGTATGTTAGGATAAGAAGTCGCTATTTTTAATCCATTCAGATTACTAACATCCTTATAGTCATAAGACTTAAGTACTCCGATAGACAGTCTGCAATGAGAAAATCCAAGTTTTTCTACAAGTTCAACTTTCTTTTTCTTTTCAACAGAAACGTTTTCACCAACAATTCCAATGTCTGCTACACCATCTGCAACATATCCCGGAATATCATCATCTCTTAAAAAGAGTAATTCAACAGGGAAATTAGAAGCAGTAGATTTTAGTTTTCCTCCTCCGTTGCTAAACTCAATCCCACATTCCTTGATAAGTTTTAGTGAATCCTCACTTAGCCTTCCAGACTTCTGCACAGCAAGGCGTAAAATCTCGCTCATAAATTGACTTTTTTTTGGCAAAAATAAATAAAAATACTGGGTTCAGCCCTATTCTTTCCCGAAAGATTACAACACACATAACCATCTACATATCAACAGTTTTAAACGTTTCTTTAACTTTTTTTTTGAAAAATTATTTAATTATTAGTGGGCAAGAAACACTTTAATCATATGGAAAGAAGAAAAAAGAGATCGATCAACGCATTGTTGATCAAGGCCAAGCTGGGAGCCTTAATTTCAAAATCCCCTAAGTATGAAAAGTTTGTGGAGAAAGCAAAGTACTATGTCAGAAACCCTGATGAGTTGAATAAAATCCTGACAGTGGCTTACAATAAAGCAACTAATCAAAATGCTGAAAGAACATTTGGTGAAATGTGGGGAAAAGTAAAATCAATGTTCAGGCTTATAAGAGCTTCATTGCTAAACGAATATACAGATGTTCCTAAAGTAAAAGTAATTCTGGGACTGGCGGTGATTCTATATTTTGTTTCTCCGTTTGATATATTTCCTGATTTTCTACCGTTTTTGGGATTTGCTGATGATTTAGTTTTATTTGCATGGTTCCTGAAATATGCTTCGGAAGAAATTGAAAAATTCCAGGTATATGAGTCTAAAAAGCTAAATTTCTCTAAAACAGCATTGTTTGGTTAATGCCAATAATTCATTCTACGTATAAAGCTCCTTATTTTCTTTTTTCGGAACACCTGGAAACGATTATACCTGCTTTATTTCGGAAGAATGAACCAATTAAATATCAACGTGAAAGGATAGACACACCAGATCAAGATTTTCTTGATCTGGATTGGTC includes:
- the hisG gene encoding ATP phosphoribosyltransferase — its product is MSEILRLAVQKSGRLSEDSLKLIKECGIEFSNGGGKLKSTASNFPVELLFLRDDDIPGYVADGVADIGIVGENVSVEKKKKVELVEKLGFSHCRLSIGVLKSYDYKDVSNLNGLKIATSYPNILSDFLFENKVRASIHEISGSVEIAPSIGLSDAVCDIVSSGSTLISNGLKEVEVVFRSEAILISCPQLSAAKTKILNDLLFRIHAVKNARNTKYILLNAPNHSIDRIISLLPGVKSPTVMPLAEEGWSSLHSVVRENEFWGVIEKLREAGAEGILVVPIEKIIK
- a CDS encoding YkvA family protein; this translates as MERRKKRSINALLIKAKLGALISKSPKYEKFVEKAKYYVRNPDELNKILTVAYNKATNQNAERTFGEMWGKVKSMFRLIRASLLNEYTDVPKVKVILGLAVILYFVSPFDIFPDFLPFLGFADDLVLFAWFLKYASEEIEKFQVYESKKLNFSKTALFG